Genomic segment of Murdochiella vaginalis:
CCTCCAACGCAAACTCCTCCGGTGCCAATTTTGCGCAGATGCCGCAACCGATGCAGCCGATGGTGCAGGCATTCTTAACGTCTTTACCGAACTCGGGATTGTGGCATTTCACTTGCGCAACGGCATGATACGGAACCAACTCAATGATGTGCTTGGGGCAAACCTTTATGCACTGCATACACTGGGTACACTTTTCCTGGTTGATGACCGCCACACCCTTGATCATCCGAATCGCTCCGAAAGCACAAACCGATTGGCAGGTGCTGCAGCCTAAGCATCCATACAGGCAGGATTTGTTTCCGCCGCGCTGCTTCGCCATCATTCGACAATCCTGAATACCGTGATAGGCAAAGATCTCTTTCGTATGTTCACAATCTCCCTGGCACTTGACGCTGGCCACATAACGTTGACCCGCCTCGACGGCGGAGCCCATAATCGTTGCAATTTTATCTGTTACCTTGGCACCACCGACCACACAAGCGTTCAACGGTGCTTTTCCTTCGGCCATGGCTGCTGCACAGCCATCACAGCCGGGATATCCACAGGCACCGCAGTTTGCTCCGGGAAGAGCCTCTCGAATTTGTGTAATGCGCGGATCGACATCAATATGTGTCAGCTTGCTGACAACGCCGATTAACAAAGCAAACGCGCCGCCCAAAATGGACATAATCGCCACCGGCGGAAAAATTTGAGTAAAATCCATGACTACCTTCTTTCCGTTTCTTACTGGAACATGCCGGCAAACCCGGCAAATGCCATGGACATCAAGCCGAGTGTCGTTAATGCCGCAGGCACGCCCCGGAAGCACTCCGGAACATTTTCCATACGCGTGAACTGCTCACGAATGGCGGCAAGCAAAATGAGTGCCAATGCAAAGCCGATGGAAGCACCGAGCGCACTTGCCACCGTTTGCAGCAATGTATAGCCGGTTTGCACATTCAGAATCGCAACGCCGAGCACCACGCAGTTGGTGGTGATGAGCGGAAGGTAGATACCCAAGGCATTGTAGAGACCCGGTGCTGATTTCTTGAGAAACATTTCCACGATCTGCACCAAAGCTGCAATGACCAAAATGAAGGCAACCGTACGCAAATAGACGAGGTTCGGCTGCAAAATGAAGCGATCCAAAACCCAGGTGATCACGGAAGCCAACGTAATAACGAAGGTAACCGCCGCACTCATTCCCATGGACGTTTCTACTTTACTCGAAACACCGATGCTCGGGCAGATACCGAGGAACTGGGCAAGAACGTAGTTGTTGACGAATATCGTCAAAAAGATGATTTGAAAAAATCCCATGTTCTCCTCCTTATTCCGTTACAGCCGGCGATGATGCCGCTAATGCTTGTTCTTCCTTCGCCTTGGCTTTCCGATCACGTGAGATGTTAATCTGATTCATGATCGCCAAGAAGATGCCCAAGAGCATAAAGGAAGACGCCGGTTGTTGCAAAAACGGAATCGTGGCCGTTTCGGGAAGAATCCGTGCTCCCAGAAGTGTACCGGCACCAAACAGCTCACGCACC
This window contains:
- a CDS encoding RnfABCDGE type electron transport complex subunit B gives rise to the protein MDFTQIFPPVAIMSILGGAFALLIGVVSKLTHIDVDPRITQIREALPGANCGACGYPGCDGCAAAMAEGKAPLNACVVGGAKVTDKIATIMGSAVEAGQRYVASVKCQGDCEHTKEIFAYHGIQDCRMMAKQRGGNKSCLYGCLGCSTCQSVCAFGAIRMIKGVAVINQEKCTQCMQCIKVCPKHIIELVPYHAVAQVKCHNPEFGKDVKNACTIGCIGCGICAKLAPEEFALEGKLAHATYHDGYDVEKAQAAAAKCPAKCIVIDADGDVNAKALVVEEEKEVAHA
- a CDS encoding electron transport complex protein RnfA is translated as MGFFQIIFLTIFVNNYVLAQFLGICPSIGVSSKVETSMGMSAAVTFVITLASVITWVLDRFILQPNLVYLRTVAFILVIAALVQIVEMFLKKSAPGLYNALGIYLPLITTNCVVLGVAILNVQTGYTLLQTVASALGASIGFALALILLAAIREQFTRMENVPECFRGVPAALTTLGLMSMAFAGFAGMFQ